The following coding sequences are from one bacterium SCSIO 12741 window:
- a CDS encoding toxic anion resistance protein: MEEQAKPHKNLELESDDQLRSDLGFNEVPAEVPQDNLEKQVEDYVYKLLSQDVSELEKRQTVDGMGAETQVEVTNLSKMLETPIRKLSAAGEDGGPVAKSLVDLKDQVESLDPTRFDLTSAAGFMESVARALPFIGSKLSRYFARYMSAEEVIDRIMVSLQTGRDELNRDNVTLSQDKERMLGGLEKLRSSIQLGQLLDEKLQYKVDRDLANDEEKAAFVQNELLFALRQRVLDLQQTVQVVQQGVLTTELIIRNNRELIRGVDRARTVTISALQVAVACAAALANQKIVLKKIEALNKTTSNLIAHNAAMLKNQGADIQKKASEATIDIQSLERAFQDVKAALTDVATYRQNALPRMAQNIQRMQALNEEAYKAVEQLESGNSSK; this comes from the coding sequence ATGGAAGAACAAGCCAAACCACACAAGAATCTGGAATTGGAATCGGATGATCAATTACGAAGTGATCTGGGATTTAATGAAGTTCCAGCTGAAGTTCCTCAGGATAATCTCGAAAAGCAGGTAGAGGATTATGTGTACAAGCTACTAAGCCAGGATGTATCGGAATTGGAAAAGCGCCAAACGGTAGACGGAATGGGAGCGGAAACTCAGGTGGAAGTGACCAACTTGAGTAAAATGCTCGAAACACCGATCCGAAAACTAAGCGCAGCCGGTGAGGATGGTGGTCCCGTGGCCAAGTCTCTGGTGGATCTAAAAGATCAGGTAGAGTCTCTGGATCCTACACGATTCGATTTGACCAGTGCGGCTGGATTTATGGAAAGTGTGGCACGTGCCCTTCCTTTTATTGGTAGCAAGCTTAGCCGGTATTTTGCCCGCTACATGTCTGCCGAAGAAGTAATTGATCGCATTATGGTTTCTCTTCAAACGGGAAGGGATGAATTGAACCGGGACAATGTCACCTTATCTCAAGACAAAGAGCGAATGCTTGGCGGTTTAGAAAAATTGAGATCATCGATTCAGTTGGGGCAGTTGCTGGATGAAAAGTTGCAGTATAAAGTGGACCGTGATCTGGCTAATGATGAGGAAAAAGCTGCTTTTGTACAAAACGAGTTGTTGTTTGCCTTACGTCAGAGAGTGTTGGATTTGCAACAAACGGTGCAAGTGGTACAGCAAGGTGTTTTGACGACTGAGTTGATCATTCGAAACAACCGGGAACTAATTCGTGGTGTAGATCGAGCTCGAACCGTTACCATTAGTGCCTTACAGGTGGCTGTGGCTTGTGCGGCGGCCTTGGCCAATCAAAAAATCGTACTCAAGAAAATTGAAGCTTTAAATAAAACCACCTCCAACTTGATCGCTCATAATGCTGCTATGCTCAAAAATCAAGGAGCCGATATCCAGAAGAAAGCTTCTGAGGCTACTATTGATATTCAGTCTTTGGAACGGGCATTTCAGGATGTGAAAGCGGCACTTACAGACGTAGCAACCTATCGCCAAAATGCGCTGCCCAGAATGGCTCAGAATATCCAGCGGATGCAGGCTCTCAATGAAGAAGCCTATAAGGCTGTGGAGCAATTAGAGTCTGGGAATAGTTCGAAGTAA
- a CDS encoding alpha/beta hydrolase, translating to MILVYNKLMTQRLLLSAALIFFSYSGFATTQPYLWIQHQHGSYVLESGNLDIQNKKVRHSPSESISRWKQDLMTQWNQDTQDLMIVFHCLYGSQSTFFKNQARFFDEHLSQQGYQVLYIKWEAPALGYAKNYNQTAPMMDFARDSILSLFRELRTSQPDKKINVFCHSMGNRVFSLLFEGGSSHQTQNLFDHIYLVAPDLPENILNTQRGQSILESCSDMTIFYHNKDRLLKTSGKIHGIERLGLNGLNDPSMNSSIRNLEATGCKHRVWWASLSNHLYYFSCDEVMAVVTSDG from the coding sequence ATGATTCTTGTATACAATAAGCTCATGACTCAACGACTACTGCTTAGCGCTGCCCTAATATTCTTCTCGTATTCTGGCTTTGCAACGACTCAGCCTTACCTCTGGATTCAACATCAACATGGCTCGTATGTACTGGAATCCGGAAACCTGGATATTCAAAACAAAAAGGTACGTCACTCCCCTTCTGAATCAATATCTCGCTGGAAACAGGATTTGATGACTCAGTGGAATCAAGATACTCAAGACCTCATGATTGTGTTTCATTGTTTATATGGGAGTCAATCCACCTTTTTCAAAAACCAGGCTCGTTTTTTTGATGAACATCTGAGTCAGCAGGGCTATCAAGTGCTCTACATCAAATGGGAAGCACCAGCATTGGGATATGCCAAAAACTATAACCAAACGGCCCCAATGATGGACTTTGCCCGTGACTCGATTTTGAGTCTATTTCGGGAATTAAGAACTTCTCAACCCGACAAAAAGATCAACGTGTTTTGCCACTCCATGGGCAATCGGGTATTCAGTCTTTTGTTTGAAGGAGGGAGCTCTCATCAAACCCAAAACCTATTTGATCACATCTACCTGGTAGCACCGGATCTACCAGAAAACATCCTAAATACCCAAAGAGGGCAATCCATTCTGGAAAGCTGCAGTGATATGACCATCTTTTACCACAACAAGGATCGCTTACTCAAAACCTCCGGCAAAATTCATGGAATTGAGCGATTGGGATTAAACGGTTTAAACGATCCTTCCATGAATTCTTCCATCCGCAATTTGGAAGCTACCGGGTGCAAACACCGGGTATGGTGGGCCTCACTATCCAATCATTTATACTATTTCAGCTGCGATGAAGTAATGGCCGTGGTCACTTCCGATGGCTAA
- a CDS encoding right-handed parallel beta-helix repeat-containing protein, with amino-acid sequence MKRLFAHPYFWWITLLVYSAYHLITLNFTPTPWFDEEIMLSLSKSFMDSGELNLELAPYFPYSQNYHLYGPLYFWCTSTLMTWFGIGVFQYRLTGLLFGIAAVLVFRQIVRHRFSVEKSNLFALLFMLDPIFQNNLHEGRMDSMAIFFVGASFWPLLHFEKHSKNKWILLSAILALLALLTTPRSAFFLFFIAIYLFYSTPWRMALIWSLTLIVGYLPWVFWAFGSVPQFISYYTDFNALFHSFSLLENPWIPMLSIPMMVIAFLQLALSWKSKTFADLKDKGIVFFCLTAIVCFHLLVKGGNYVVFVIPLYAMLILSLVQENKRLSYLAPILLIISHLGISAAKLINLDFGTPKKHQELVDFVGQYIPPGSRTVGPEKFYYAALTHELEYQSSTFWWLSPTEKRVDFHKSQFDLEYLIAPWGAPNLYPDVMSLDTVAVLRQKSAGFRPSIPGLAFNPKDFSCVILKRKKIYENFMEAEYDHTFYLSESGSDTNIGDLENPLRSLEEVRERLVAFRKPDSSEMLAIHVVLREGTYRPTKPLLLNEEMPHLNITFEAFPQEAVRISGAKELSFEPGLERLSIPFEKVETDFTQQWTSCWKNDMIWLPEIFVENQRMKNSIWPEKGWGRIGKRLDSATYLIEGVDGKIPALANDSFAVFHGFPQWDWADYHFPLKYVSNQAIQFEQSSRCLPNQKLRLQNVRSAWDSPGEYYFNYPQQTIDLLLPPHFQGKLEISTLDTLIQLQNCSNITFRGIHFSQGRGSGIIGDSVSQIEVEHCTFQGFQGNGIQLTNANQVRINHCEFHDLGEAGITLKNGVGQVENNEIEIEGNKIHDIGINILAYRPAIHAVGSGMDIHHNEIFDCPHAGIIFKGSEIHIHHNELYNTCHSTSDVGVIYCFNESFLSFNNQIEFNYIHDINYLRDHGSMGVYLDGFTSGTRVKENVIVNCPNAIILNGGFFNEITSNWIIDCIPALKINAPGFSYSHHFFDEDHAFVSGPKARKESHPEFYAKYPELKKMETFNDARIPQENLFENNHLIRSSWKYSLKTLLQESREYDALNSQFGPNISLDDSIPEGQIDLTSTQFLPLSHLNGYLFEDYTWIEQSDTIHLLENKGLKR; translated from the coding sequence GTGAAGCGGCTCTTTGCACATCCTTACTTCTGGTGGATCACCCTACTTGTTTATAGCGCTTATCACCTCATCACGCTCAACTTCACTCCTACTCCCTGGTTCGATGAAGAAATCATGTTGAGTCTGTCTAAGTCCTTTATGGATTCTGGTGAATTGAACCTGGAGTTAGCTCCCTACTTTCCTTACTCCCAAAACTACCATCTGTATGGTCCTTTGTATTTCTGGTGCACCTCTACCCTGATGACGTGGTTTGGAATCGGTGTTTTTCAGTATCGCCTGACCGGTTTGCTCTTTGGGATTGCAGCTGTCCTTGTTTTTCGGCAAATAGTGCGGCACCGGTTTTCCGTTGAAAAAAGCAACCTGTTTGCCCTGCTTTTCATGCTCGATCCCATTTTTCAAAACAACTTGCATGAAGGTCGAATGGATTCGATGGCCATTTTCTTTGTGGGAGCCAGCTTTTGGCCCCTTCTTCATTTTGAAAAGCATTCGAAAAACAAATGGATTCTACTTTCAGCGATTTTGGCCTTGTTAGCCTTACTCACCACTCCCCGAAGCGCCTTCTTCTTATTTTTCATAGCGATCTATCTATTCTATTCCACCCCTTGGAGAATGGCTCTCATTTGGAGTTTAACCTTAATCGTTGGCTACCTTCCCTGGGTATTTTGGGCCTTTGGTTCTGTTCCGCAATTCATTTCCTACTACACCGATTTTAATGCCCTCTTCCATTCCTTCTCTTTGTTGGAAAATCCCTGGATTCCAATGTTGTCCATCCCCATGATGGTGATAGCATTCCTTCAACTGGCTCTTTCTTGGAAATCCAAAACTTTTGCGGACCTAAAAGACAAGGGAATCGTCTTCTTTTGTTTGACTGCCATCGTTTGTTTTCATCTATTGGTCAAGGGCGGTAACTACGTGGTTTTCGTCATACCGCTGTACGCAATGCTAATCCTTTCCCTGGTCCAGGAAAACAAAAGGTTGAGTTATCTCGCTCCGATACTTTTGATCATCTCCCACCTTGGAATTAGCGCCGCAAAGCTCATTAATCTGGATTTCGGAACTCCCAAAAAGCATCAGGAACTGGTCGATTTTGTAGGTCAATATATTCCACCTGGCAGTAGAACCGTAGGGCCAGAGAAGTTCTACTATGCCGCTTTAACTCATGAATTGGAATATCAATCATCTACCTTTTGGTGGCTGTCTCCCACAGAAAAACGAGTGGATTTTCACAAATCTCAATTTGATCTGGAATACCTGATTGCGCCTTGGGGCGCTCCAAATCTCTATCCAGATGTTATGTCCCTGGATACCGTGGCCGTATTGCGCCAAAAGTCAGCGGGTTTTAGGCCTTCTATCCCAGGACTCGCATTTAATCCAAAGGATTTTAGTTGCGTGATTCTCAAAAGGAAAAAGATCTATGAAAACTTCATGGAGGCAGAATATGATCATACCTTCTATTTGTCTGAGTCAGGTTCTGATACCAACATTGGTGACCTGGAAAATCCGTTGAGAAGTTTAGAAGAAGTAAGAGAAAGATTGGTAGCATTTCGTAAGCCTGACTCCTCGGAAATGCTCGCCATTCATGTGGTCTTACGGGAAGGCACCTATCGACCGACTAAGCCTTTATTACTGAACGAAGAAATGCCTCACCTAAACATCACTTTTGAAGCCTTTCCTCAAGAGGCGGTTCGAATTTCGGGTGCTAAGGAACTTTCCTTCGAACCGGGATTGGAGCGCTTATCCATACCCTTCGAGAAAGTGGAAACAGATTTTACTCAGCAATGGACCAGTTGCTGGAAAAACGATATGATTTGGCTTCCGGAAATCTTTGTGGAAAATCAACGAATGAAAAACTCCATATGGCCTGAAAAGGGATGGGGTCGGATTGGAAAGCGACTGGACTCCGCGACTTACCTTATTGAAGGTGTAGATGGAAAAATTCCTGCTCTTGCCAACGATTCATTTGCCGTGTTTCACGGATTTCCTCAATGGGACTGGGCGGATTACCATTTTCCTTTGAAATATGTCTCTAATCAAGCAATTCAATTCGAGCAATCTTCACGTTGTTTGCCCAATCAAAAATTACGACTCCAAAACGTGAGATCAGCCTGGGATAGTCCTGGAGAGTATTACTTCAATTATCCTCAACAAACCATCGACCTTTTACTACCACCACATTTCCAAGGAAAATTGGAGATAAGTACCCTCGATACGTTGATCCAACTTCAAAATTGCTCAAACATCACTTTTCGAGGCATTCACTTTAGCCAGGGTCGTGGCTCCGGAATCATCGGTGATTCCGTGTCTCAAATAGAAGTAGAACACTGCACTTTTCAAGGGTTTCAAGGAAATGGAATACAATTGACCAATGCCAATCAAGTTAGAATCAACCATTGCGAATTCCATGATTTAGGAGAAGCAGGGATCACTTTGAAAAATGGAGTGGGTCAGGTGGAAAACAATGAGATCGAAATAGAAGGCAACAAAATCCATGATATCGGAATCAACATTCTGGCCTATCGCCCGGCTATTCATGCCGTTGGATCTGGAATGGACATTCATCACAACGAAATATTCGATTGTCCTCATGCCGGTATTATCTTCAAAGGTTCAGAGATTCACATCCATCACAATGAGTTGTATAATACTTGTCACTCGACCTCTGATGTGGGCGTAATCTATTGTTTTAACGAATCCTTTCTATCCTTTAACAACCAGATCGAGTTCAACTACATCCATGACATCAACTATTTGAGGGACCATGGCTCCATGGGGGTCTACCTCGATGGATTCACCTCTGGAACCAGGGTTAAAGAAAATGTGATTGTCAATTGTCCTAATGCGATTATTCTCAATGGCGGATTCTTTAATGAAATCACATCGAACTGGATAATTGATTGCATACCGGCTTTGAAAATCAACGCACCCGGATTTAGCTACTCACATCACTTCTTTGATGAAGACCATGCCTTTGTGTCCGGCCCAAAGGCCCGAAAGGAATCCCATCCGGAATTCTATGCTAAGTATCCTGAATTGAAAAAAATGGAAACATTTAATGATGCACGAATTCCCCAAGAAAACCTCTTTGAAAACAATCATTTGATCCGTAGCTCCTGGAAATATTCCTTGAAAACTCTCCTCCAGGAAAGTCGAGAATATGATGCTTTAAATAGCCAATTTGGCCCAAACATCTCACTCGATGATTCCATTCCTGAGGGGCAAATAGATCTGACCAGTACCCAGTTTCTTCCACTATCACATCTAAATGGATATCTCTTTGAAGATTATACCTGGATAGAGCAATCGGATACCATTCACTTGCTCGAAAACAAGGGCCTAAAACGGTGA
- a CDS encoding alpha/beta hydrolase — MFQEKHFFITNRLTTNNGVNKIVDKNDRWDQSGELHYAPMRTSGAMPVVEEWNDQAQFELQVLEKVKNMPPGKRNVVIYFHGFYGDPRKNVGSYMYKVFNGMKHAYTKDAALGIGCILHFSWPSGGVRELVDDKAHAQGVSLYKHNLDKIKKLYDTLKANNIRLHLMGHSFAMQLFNGFASQIKPADRQMFDKIFLFAPDLPYKSIQPGGVVVTDPIHKKEDPNADDERKYDFTRLNQIGGEVHVFWNEFDYLLYGSTQLKLKAIKKWKKDEYKDPEKRKEHADGHTVLGIMGGTNGQPANFYFHDIHNKLKPTEKAFQYRNPNDLGLGLRKEYRAMIAAKKPGVHDFSDIHAKWNAITSAITGGHKINAHRCMFSTQKVVSTVKSLL; from the coding sequence ATGTTCCAAGAAAAACACTTCTTCATCACCAACCGCTTAACTACCAATAACGGGGTAAACAAGATTGTAGATAAAAACGATCGATGGGATCAAAGCGGGGAATTGCACTATGCCCCGATGCGTACTTCCGGAGCCATGCCCGTGGTGGAAGAATGGAATGATCAAGCCCAGTTTGAGCTTCAAGTGCTCGAAAAGGTGAAAAACATGCCTCCTGGAAAAAGAAACGTCGTCATCTACTTCCATGGTTTTTATGGAGATCCTCGCAAAAACGTGGGCAGTTACATGTACAAGGTTTTTAACGGAATGAAACATGCCTACACCAAGGACGCTGCTTTGGGAATTGGATGCATTCTACATTTTTCCTGGCCTTCTGGTGGAGTCAGGGAATTGGTGGATGACAAAGCCCATGCTCAAGGAGTAAGCCTATACAAGCATAATCTGGATAAAATCAAAAAGCTCTACGATACGCTTAAGGCTAACAATATCAGGTTGCATCTCATGGGACATTCCTTTGCCATGCAACTCTTTAATGGGTTTGCCAGTCAGATCAAACCAGCCGATCGTCAAATGTTTGACAAGATATTCTTGTTTGCTCCGGACTTACCGTATAAATCCATCCAACCTGGTGGTGTGGTCGTAACCGATCCGATCCACAAAAAGGAAGATCCTAACGCCGACGATGAAAGAAAATACGACTTTACCAGACTCAATCAAATTGGGGGTGAGGTTCATGTATTCTGGAATGAATTTGATTACCTGCTTTATGGTTCCACACAATTAAAACTCAAGGCCATCAAAAAATGGAAGAAGGATGAGTACAAGGATCCCGAAAAGCGAAAAGAACATGCCGACGGACACACCGTTTTAGGCATTATGGGTGGAACCAATGGTCAACCGGCAAACTTCTATTTCCACGACATACATAATAAGCTAAAGCCTACGGAAAAGGCCTTTCAATACCGCAACCCAAATGATCTTGGACTGGGGTTAAGAAAGGAATATCGGGCCATGATTGCAGCCAAAAAACCTGGTGTTCATGACTTTAGCGATATACATGCTAAATGGAACGCCATAACTTCAGCTATTACTGGTGGCCATAAAATCAATGCGCACCGCTGTATGTTCTCAACCCAAAAAGTAGTTTCCACCGTAAAGAGCCTGCTATAA
- the miaA gene encoding tRNA (adenosine(37)-N6)-dimethylallyltransferase MiaA: MISQEHTLLVVTGPTAVGKTELTIRLSEHFQTEIISADSRQFYQEMSIGTAKPTSEELARAKHHFIHSHTIKQPLTVGQYEPEALQLIEERFQKHKLLILTGGSGLFIDAVCKGMDPLPSSDPKLREEITQRWKTDGIEWLQNKLQSLDPEYFAQVDQANPHRLIRGIEVCLLSGKTFSELRSNQNQKRPFRTLKVLLNREREELYDRINRRVDIMAEQGLEEEAKALLPYRDLPPLQTVGYREFFDYFDGKCTRKEALDMIRQNSRRYAKRQLTWFRRDETYQSFHPDQYSDILQWIENQLN, translated from the coding sequence TTGATCTCCCAGGAGCATACCCTATTAGTAGTTACCGGCCCCACGGCGGTTGGAAAAACGGAACTAACGATAAGGCTTTCTGAGCATTTCCAAACCGAAATAATATCCGCAGATTCCCGGCAATTTTACCAGGAGATGAGCATTGGTACGGCCAAGCCAACCTCAGAAGAATTGGCTCGGGCCAAGCATCATTTTATTCATTCTCATACCATAAAACAACCACTCACGGTAGGTCAATATGAGCCGGAAGCCCTCCAACTGATAGAGGAACGCTTTCAGAAGCATAAACTTCTAATATTGACTGGAGGATCAGGCCTGTTTATAGACGCGGTGTGCAAAGGAATGGATCCACTCCCCTCTTCGGATCCTAAATTAAGAGAAGAAATTACCCAACGATGGAAGACCGATGGCATCGAATGGCTGCAAAACAAACTGCAGTCGCTCGACCCGGAATACTTTGCCCAAGTAGATCAGGCCAATCCTCATCGCCTAATACGGGGAATTGAAGTATGTCTACTGTCCGGAAAAACGTTTAGTGAGTTGCGCTCCAATCAAAATCAGAAGCGCCCCTTTCGAACTTTGAAAGTATTGCTCAACAGAGAGCGGGAAGAGCTTTATGATCGCATAAACCGAAGGGTTGATATCATGGCCGAACAAGGCTTGGAAGAAGAAGCTAAGGCCCTACTTCCCTATCGCGACCTCCCTCCACTACAGACTGTAGGCTATCGTGAATTCTTCGATTATTTTGACGGAAAGTGCACCCGCAAAGAAGCTCTCGACATGATTCGACAGAACTCACGGCGCTATGCAAAGCGGCAATTAACCTGGTTTAGACGTGATGAAACGTATCAATCCTTTCATCCCGATCAGTATTCCGATATTTTGCAATGGATTGAAAATCAATTGAATTAA